A single window of Nicotiana tomentosiformis chromosome 1, ASM39032v3, whole genome shotgun sequence DNA harbors:
- the LOC104092475 gene encoding BON1-associated protein 2: MKPSSYLASRVLEITVISGENLRESRKQWVKKNAFVNIRTTDSCNKTTKMDKDGGSYPVWNEKLIVDLPMHAINLTVEVQCKTSYGIKTIGIARVLTSDFIGGFLPEDYLHFLSYRLRDEKGEKNGIINFSVKVKNAPPHTTGCASAYSQQWTAAPVAVRSKGSCEVVTGIPFYPSY; encoded by the coding sequence ATGAAGCCATCGTCCTATTTAGCGTCGCGAGTGTTAGAAATCACAGTGATATCTGGGGAGAATCTCCGAGAAAGCAGGAAGCAATGGGTGAAGAAGAACGCTTTCGTAAATATCAGAACAACAGATTCATGCAACAAAACAACTAAAATGGATAAAGACGGCGGAAGTTACCCTGTATGGAACGAAAAACTGATCGTTGATTTGCCCATGCATGCAATAAATCTGACGGTGGAGGTTCAATGCAAGACTTCTTACGGGATCAAAACCATTGGGATTGCAAGAGTTCTGACGTCGGATTTCATTGGTGGATTCTTGCCAGAAGATTATCTGCACTTCTTGAGTTATAGGCTTAGGGATGAAAAGGGTGAGAAGAATGGGATTATCAATTTCTCCGTCAAGGTGAAGAATGCACCGCCCCACACTACCGGTTGCGCCTCTGCTTATTCCCAGCAGTGGACGGCAGCTCCGGTGGCTGTGAGAAGCAAAGGTTCTTGTGAAGTTGTAACCGGTATTCCCTTTTACCCTAGTTATTAG